The Benincasa hispida cultivar B227 chromosome 9, ASM972705v1, whole genome shotgun sequence genome has a segment encoding these proteins:
- the LOC120084723 gene encoding probable leucine-rich repeat receptor-like serine/threonine-protein kinase At3g14840 isoform X2, with protein MSFIVPSILVVPFFIVFFFLTILAFQVPQLPPDEVEGLKYVGKILGIDWNLSANPCSPEFAWVPADHQNDLSAISNITCNCEYLNHTVCHVTHIVLQSLNLGGTLPSDLSRLPYLKVLDLVRTYISGQIPPQWGSTKLCKISLLGNRLTGPIPEEIGNITTLQELVLESSHLSGTLPSTLGNLVKLERLLLGSNNFTGELPTSLGMLTSLTQFRISDNNFVGQIPSFIRNWVNISLIVIQGSGLSGPIPSEIGLLNELIDMRISDLNGASSPFPSLNNLTNINYLVLRNCNITGVLPDYLAKMTTLRILDLSFNKISGEIPPNFHDLAGVQTIFLTGNLLNGSVPGWMLHDGEVIDLSYNKFAPLPADTNCQTRNMNFFASSSLDNDSKLVSCLRKITCGQVKYHIYINCGGKEEIINGVTFEGDEDTGKPSQFRLSQTNWAFSNTGSFLDNHHRTYDYIAVNSSTLSMKNSKLYETARLTPLSLTYYVYCLASSNYTISLHFAEITFTNDKSFTSLGRRVFDVYVQGRRVLKDFNIVDAAGGVGKAFIHKIPISVTNGTLEIRFYWAGKGTTVIPSGGVYGPLISAISIVSDSDPSVEPLVEIRNNLSIGAIVGISAAIVLFIILALGTLWSRGCLGRKSRHPQDLEGLNIGPFSLKQITTATNNFDTSNKIGEGGFGPVYKVISLICYFVLFVNVSFADILDHMQRKFSFKMKGILLDGTMIAVKKLSSNSKQGKREFVNEIGVISSLQHPYLVKLYGCCTEGPQECQLELNWPTRQKICIGLAKGLAFLHEESGLKIVHRDIKGSNVLLDENLNPKISDFGLAKLDEEENTHMTTRIAGTFGYMAPEYATRGYLTDKADIYSFGIVTLEIVSGRSNAMYRSKDKCLYLLDWALVVKEKGDLMELVDPRLGSNFDQGEAMAMINIALLCTNVSPSARPTMTCVVSMLEGKAAVEELSTNPNDLREEINAMWTIMHQNQKLTDNDIQTESASSLDILCTSSSTSI; from the exons ATGTCTTTCATTGTACCTTCTATTCTTGTTGTTCCTTTcttcattgtttttttctttctcactATTCTTGCTTTTCAAGTTCCTCAGTTGCCTCCCGATGAAG TTGAAGGGTTGAAATATGTGGGGAAAATATTAGGAATAGATTGGAATTTAAGTGCAAATCCATGCAGTCCAGAGTTTGCTTGGGTGCCTGCGGATCATCAAAACGACCTATCGGCAATAAGTAATATCACATGCAACTGTGAATATCTTAACCATACCGTTTGCCACGTCACTCATAT AGTTCTGCAATCGCTGAATTTGGGAGGCACACTTCCATCTGATCTTTCGAGGCTTCCTTACCTGAAAGTACT TGATCTCGTTCGAACTTATATCAGTGGCCAAATTCCTCCACAATGGGGTTCCACCAAGCTTTGcaaaat TTCCCTACTTGGAAATCGGCTCACCGGTCCCATTCCAGAAGAGATTGGAAACATCACTACTCTTCAAGAATT GGTCCTAGAATCCAGTCACCTCTCAGGAACCTTGCCTTCAACCCTTGGAAATTTGGTCAAATTGGAAAGATT ACTTCTTGGCTCTAATAACTTCACTGGGGAGCTGCCGACGTCTTTGGGAATGCTAACCtctttgacccagtt CCGAATCAGCGACAATAACTTTGTAGGACAGATACCCAGTTTCATTCGGAATTGGGTAAATATTAGTCTAAT AGTGATTCAAGGAAGTGGGTTGAGTGGGCCTATTCCTTCTGAAATCGGACTTTTGAATGAATTAATCGACAT GAGAATAAGTGACCTGAATGGAGCTTCATCACCCTTTCCATCGCTTAATAATTTGACCAACATAAATTATCT AGTGTTGAGGAATTGCAATATTACTGGAGTGCTGCCTGATTATTTGGCGAAGATGACAACTTTGAGGATCCT AGACCTCAGCTTTAACAAAATAAGTGGGGAGATTCCACCCAATTTTCATGATCTTGCAGGGGTGCAAACAAT ATTTTTAACTGGAAACTTGCTAAATGGATCAGTGCCTGGATGGATGCTACATGATGGAGAGGTCAT TGATCTCTCTTATAATAAATTTGCACCACTCCCTGCGGATACAAATTGTCAAACACGAAATAT GAATTTCTTTGCAAGCTCTTCTCTTGACAATGATTC TAAGCTGGTATCTTGTTTGAGGAAAATCACATGTGGACAAG TTAAGTACCATATCTATATAAATTGTGGTGGTAAGGAAGAAATCATCAATGGTGTTACGtttgaaggagatgaagataCAGGCAAACCATCGCAGTTTCGTTTAAGCCAAACAAATTGGGCATTTAGCAATACTGGCTCTTTTTTGGATAATCATCACCGTACATATGACTATATTGCCGTCAATTCATCAACGTTGTCTATGAAAAATTCTAAACTGTATGAGACTGCTCGACTTACTCCACTGTCTCTGACATACTATGTGTACTGCCTAGCAAGTTCAAACTACACGATAAGCCTCCATTTTGcagaaataacatttactaatGATAAAAGTTTTACGAGCCTCGGAAGACGTGTATTTGATGTTTATGTCCAG GGAAGGCGGGTGCTGAAGGATTTTAATATTGTAGATGCTGCAGGTGGTGTTGGTAAAGCTTTCATACACAAAATTCCGATCTCTGTTACTAATGGCACTTTGGAGATACGATTTTATTGGGCAGGGAAGGGGACAACTGTAATCCCTTCAGGGGGAGTCTatggtcctttgatttctgCCATTTCAATAGTTTCGG ACTCTGATCCTTCAGTTGAGCCTCTAGTAGAAATTCGAAATAACTTATCTATCGGTGCAATTGTTGGAATTTCGGCTGCAATAGTCTTATTTATAATTTTGGCTCTTGGAACTTTATGGTCGAGAGGATGTCTTGGAAGGAAAAGTAGACATCCACAAG ATTTGGAAGGTCTAAATATTGGTCCATTTTCTTTAAAGCAAATAACAACCGCGACGAATAACTTTGACACTTCCAATAAGATAGGGGAAGGTGGTTTTGGACCTGTTTATAAGGTGATATCACTGATTTGCTATTTTGTTTTGTTCGTGAACGTTTCTTTTGCAGATATCTTAGACCATATGCAAcgtaaattttctttcaaaatgaagGGTATCCTCTTAGATGGCACCATGATTGCAGTGAAGAAACTTTCCTCAAACTCAAAGCAAGGAAAACGTGAATTTGTGAATGAGATAGGCGTGATATCTTCTTTACAACATCCATATCTAGTAAAGCTGTATGGATGTTGCACTGAAG GACCTCAAGAATGTCAATTAGAATTGAATTGGCCAACGAGACAAAAAATTTGCATTGGTTTAGCCAAAGGTTTGGCTTTTCTTCATGAGGAGTCAGGATTGAAGATTGTTCACAGAGACATCAAAGGTAGTAATGTATTGTTAGATGAAAATCTCAATCCAAAGATATCTGACTTTGGTTTGGCCAAGCTTGATGAAGAAGAGAATACCCACATGACCACTCGGATCGCTGGAACATT CGGATATATGGCTCCAGAATATGCAACACGAGGCTACTTAACGGATAAAGCAGACATTTATAGCTTTGGTATTGTGACATTGGAAATAGTTAGTGGAAGGAGCAACGCTATGTATCGGTCAAAGGATAAGTGCCTTTATCTTCTTGATTGG GCACTTGTAGTGAAAGAGAAAGGCGATTTAATGGAACTAGTTGATCCAAGGTTAGGCTCCAATTTCGACCAAGGCGAGGCAATGGCAATGATCAACATTGCTCTTCTATGCACCAATGTCTCTCCTTCTGCTAGACCCACTATGACCTGCGTAGTGAGCATGCTTGAAGGTAAGGCTGCAGTCGAGGAATTATCCACAAATCCAAATGACTTGAGAGAAGAGATCAACGCAATGTGGACCATTATGCACCAGAACCAGAAATTGACTGACAATGACATCCAAACAGAGAGTGCATCGTCTTTGGACATTCTATGTACCAGTTCTTCCACATCCATTTAG
- the LOC120084723 gene encoding probable leucine-rich repeat receptor-like serine/threonine-protein kinase At3g14840 isoform X1: MSFIVPSILVVPFFIVFFFLTILAFQVPQLPPDEVEGLKYVGKILGIDWNLSANPCSPEFAWVPADHQNDLSAISNITCNCEYLNHTVCHVTHIVLQSLNLGGTLPSDLSRLPYLKVLDLVRTYISGQIPPQWGSTKLCKISLLGNRLTGPIPEEIGNITTLQELVLESSHLSGTLPSTLGNLVKLERLLLGSNNFTGELPTSLGMLTSLTQFRISDNNFVGQIPSFIRNWVNISLIVIQGSGLSGPIPSEIGLLNELIDMRISDLNGASSPFPSLNNLTNINYLVLRNCNITGVLPDYLAKMTTLRILDLSFNKISGEIPPNFHDLAGVQTIFLTGNLLNGSVPGWMLHDGEVIDLSYNKFAPLPADTNCQTRNMNFFASSSLDNDSKLVSCLRKITCGQVKYHIYINCGGKEEIINGVTFEGDEDTGKPSQFRLSQTNWAFSNTGSFLDNHHRTYDYIAVNSSTLSMKNSKLYETARLTPLSLTYYVYCLASSNYTISLHFAEITFTNDKSFTSLGRRVFDVYVQGRRVLKDFNIVDAAGGVGKAFIHKIPISVTNGTLEIRFYWAGKGTTVIPSGGVYGPLISAISIVSDSDPSVEPLVEIRNNLSIGAIVGISAAIVLFIILALGTLWSRGCLGRKSRHPQDLEGLNIGPFSLKQITTATNNFDTSNKIGEGGFGPVYKVISLICYFVLFVNVSFADILDHMQRKFSFKMKGILLDGTMIAVKKLSSNSKQGKREFVNEIGVISSLQHPYLVKLYGCCTEGDQLLLVYEYMENNSLARALFGPQECQLELNWPTRQKICIGLAKGLAFLHEESGLKIVHRDIKGSNVLLDENLNPKISDFGLAKLDEEENTHMTTRIAGTFGYMAPEYATRGYLTDKADIYSFGIVTLEIVSGRSNAMYRSKDKCLYLLDWALVVKEKGDLMELVDPRLGSNFDQGEAMAMINIALLCTNVSPSARPTMTCVVSMLEGKAAVEELSTNPNDLREEINAMWTIMHQNQKLTDNDIQTESASSLDILCTSSSTSI; encoded by the exons ATGTCTTTCATTGTACCTTCTATTCTTGTTGTTCCTTTcttcattgtttttttctttctcactATTCTTGCTTTTCAAGTTCCTCAGTTGCCTCCCGATGAAG TTGAAGGGTTGAAATATGTGGGGAAAATATTAGGAATAGATTGGAATTTAAGTGCAAATCCATGCAGTCCAGAGTTTGCTTGGGTGCCTGCGGATCATCAAAACGACCTATCGGCAATAAGTAATATCACATGCAACTGTGAATATCTTAACCATACCGTTTGCCACGTCACTCATAT AGTTCTGCAATCGCTGAATTTGGGAGGCACACTTCCATCTGATCTTTCGAGGCTTCCTTACCTGAAAGTACT TGATCTCGTTCGAACTTATATCAGTGGCCAAATTCCTCCACAATGGGGTTCCACCAAGCTTTGcaaaat TTCCCTACTTGGAAATCGGCTCACCGGTCCCATTCCAGAAGAGATTGGAAACATCACTACTCTTCAAGAATT GGTCCTAGAATCCAGTCACCTCTCAGGAACCTTGCCTTCAACCCTTGGAAATTTGGTCAAATTGGAAAGATT ACTTCTTGGCTCTAATAACTTCACTGGGGAGCTGCCGACGTCTTTGGGAATGCTAACCtctttgacccagtt CCGAATCAGCGACAATAACTTTGTAGGACAGATACCCAGTTTCATTCGGAATTGGGTAAATATTAGTCTAAT AGTGATTCAAGGAAGTGGGTTGAGTGGGCCTATTCCTTCTGAAATCGGACTTTTGAATGAATTAATCGACAT GAGAATAAGTGACCTGAATGGAGCTTCATCACCCTTTCCATCGCTTAATAATTTGACCAACATAAATTATCT AGTGTTGAGGAATTGCAATATTACTGGAGTGCTGCCTGATTATTTGGCGAAGATGACAACTTTGAGGATCCT AGACCTCAGCTTTAACAAAATAAGTGGGGAGATTCCACCCAATTTTCATGATCTTGCAGGGGTGCAAACAAT ATTTTTAACTGGAAACTTGCTAAATGGATCAGTGCCTGGATGGATGCTACATGATGGAGAGGTCAT TGATCTCTCTTATAATAAATTTGCACCACTCCCTGCGGATACAAATTGTCAAACACGAAATAT GAATTTCTTTGCAAGCTCTTCTCTTGACAATGATTC TAAGCTGGTATCTTGTTTGAGGAAAATCACATGTGGACAAG TTAAGTACCATATCTATATAAATTGTGGTGGTAAGGAAGAAATCATCAATGGTGTTACGtttgaaggagatgaagataCAGGCAAACCATCGCAGTTTCGTTTAAGCCAAACAAATTGGGCATTTAGCAATACTGGCTCTTTTTTGGATAATCATCACCGTACATATGACTATATTGCCGTCAATTCATCAACGTTGTCTATGAAAAATTCTAAACTGTATGAGACTGCTCGACTTACTCCACTGTCTCTGACATACTATGTGTACTGCCTAGCAAGTTCAAACTACACGATAAGCCTCCATTTTGcagaaataacatttactaatGATAAAAGTTTTACGAGCCTCGGAAGACGTGTATTTGATGTTTATGTCCAG GGAAGGCGGGTGCTGAAGGATTTTAATATTGTAGATGCTGCAGGTGGTGTTGGTAAAGCTTTCATACACAAAATTCCGATCTCTGTTACTAATGGCACTTTGGAGATACGATTTTATTGGGCAGGGAAGGGGACAACTGTAATCCCTTCAGGGGGAGTCTatggtcctttgatttctgCCATTTCAATAGTTTCGG ACTCTGATCCTTCAGTTGAGCCTCTAGTAGAAATTCGAAATAACTTATCTATCGGTGCAATTGTTGGAATTTCGGCTGCAATAGTCTTATTTATAATTTTGGCTCTTGGAACTTTATGGTCGAGAGGATGTCTTGGAAGGAAAAGTAGACATCCACAAG ATTTGGAAGGTCTAAATATTGGTCCATTTTCTTTAAAGCAAATAACAACCGCGACGAATAACTTTGACACTTCCAATAAGATAGGGGAAGGTGGTTTTGGACCTGTTTATAAGGTGATATCACTGATTTGCTATTTTGTTTTGTTCGTGAACGTTTCTTTTGCAGATATCTTAGACCATATGCAAcgtaaattttctttcaaaatgaagGGTATCCTCTTAGATGGCACCATGATTGCAGTGAAGAAACTTTCCTCAAACTCAAAGCAAGGAAAACGTGAATTTGTGAATGAGATAGGCGTGATATCTTCTTTACAACATCCATATCTAGTAAAGCTGTATGGATGTTGCACTGAAGGTGATCAACTTTTGCTAGTTTATGAATATATGGAAAATAATAGTCTTGCCCGGGCCCTATTTG GACCTCAAGAATGTCAATTAGAATTGAATTGGCCAACGAGACAAAAAATTTGCATTGGTTTAGCCAAAGGTTTGGCTTTTCTTCATGAGGAGTCAGGATTGAAGATTGTTCACAGAGACATCAAAGGTAGTAATGTATTGTTAGATGAAAATCTCAATCCAAAGATATCTGACTTTGGTTTGGCCAAGCTTGATGAAGAAGAGAATACCCACATGACCACTCGGATCGCTGGAACATT CGGATATATGGCTCCAGAATATGCAACACGAGGCTACTTAACGGATAAAGCAGACATTTATAGCTTTGGTATTGTGACATTGGAAATAGTTAGTGGAAGGAGCAACGCTATGTATCGGTCAAAGGATAAGTGCCTTTATCTTCTTGATTGG GCACTTGTAGTGAAAGAGAAAGGCGATTTAATGGAACTAGTTGATCCAAGGTTAGGCTCCAATTTCGACCAAGGCGAGGCAATGGCAATGATCAACATTGCTCTTCTATGCACCAATGTCTCTCCTTCTGCTAGACCCACTATGACCTGCGTAGTGAGCATGCTTGAAGGTAAGGCTGCAGTCGAGGAATTATCCACAAATCCAAATGACTTGAGAGAAGAGATCAACGCAATGTGGACCATTATGCACCAGAACCAGAAATTGACTGACAATGACATCCAAACAGAGAGTGCATCGTCTTTGGACATTCTATGTACCAGTTCTTCCACATCCATTTAG
- the LOC120084723 gene encoding probable leucine-rich repeat receptor-like serine/threonine-protein kinase At3g14840 isoform X4: MSFIVPSILVVPFFIVFFFLTILAFQVPQLPPDEVEGLKYVGKILGIDWNLSANPCSPEFAWVPADHQNDLSAISNITCNCEYLNHTVCHVTHIVLQSLNLGGTLPSDLSRLPYLKVLDLVRTYISGQIPPQWGSTKLCKISLLGNRLTGPIPEEIGNITTLQELVLESSHLSGTLPSTLGNLVKLERLLLGSNNFTGELPTSLGMLTSLTQFRISDNNFVGQIPSFIRNWVNISLIVIQGSGLSGPIPSEIGLLNELIDMRISDLNGASSPFPSLNNLTNINYLVLRNCNITGVLPDYLAKMTTLRILDLSFNKISGEIPPNFHDLAGVQTIFLTGNLLNGSVPGWMLHDGEVIDLSYNKFAPLPADTNCQTRNMNFFASSSLDNDSKLVSCLRKITCGQVKYHIYINCGGKEEIINGVTFEGDEDTGKPSQFRLSQTNWAFSNTGSFLDNHHRTYDYIAVNSSTLSMKNSKLYETARLTPLSLTYYVYCLASSNYTISLHFAEITFTNDKSFTSLGRRVFDVYVQGRRVLKDFNIVDAAGGVGKAFIHKIPISVTNGTLEIRFYWAGKGTTVIPSGGVYGPLISAISIVSDSDPSVEPLVEIRNNLSIGAIVGISAAIVLFIILALGTLWSRGCLGRKSRHPQDLEGLNIGPFSLKQITTATNNFDTSNKIGEGGFGPVYKVISLICYFVLFVNVSFADILDHMQRKFSFKMKGILLDGTMIAVKKLSSNSKQGKREFVNEIGVISSLQHPYLVKLYGCCTEGDQLLLVYEYMENNSLARALFGPQECQLELNWPTRQKICIGLAKGLAFLHEESGLKIVHRDIKGSNVLLDENLNPKISDFGLAKLDEEENTHMTTRIAGTLHL; the protein is encoded by the exons ATGTCTTTCATTGTACCTTCTATTCTTGTTGTTCCTTTcttcattgtttttttctttctcactATTCTTGCTTTTCAAGTTCCTCAGTTGCCTCCCGATGAAG TTGAAGGGTTGAAATATGTGGGGAAAATATTAGGAATAGATTGGAATTTAAGTGCAAATCCATGCAGTCCAGAGTTTGCTTGGGTGCCTGCGGATCATCAAAACGACCTATCGGCAATAAGTAATATCACATGCAACTGTGAATATCTTAACCATACCGTTTGCCACGTCACTCATAT AGTTCTGCAATCGCTGAATTTGGGAGGCACACTTCCATCTGATCTTTCGAGGCTTCCTTACCTGAAAGTACT TGATCTCGTTCGAACTTATATCAGTGGCCAAATTCCTCCACAATGGGGTTCCACCAAGCTTTGcaaaat TTCCCTACTTGGAAATCGGCTCACCGGTCCCATTCCAGAAGAGATTGGAAACATCACTACTCTTCAAGAATT GGTCCTAGAATCCAGTCACCTCTCAGGAACCTTGCCTTCAACCCTTGGAAATTTGGTCAAATTGGAAAGATT ACTTCTTGGCTCTAATAACTTCACTGGGGAGCTGCCGACGTCTTTGGGAATGCTAACCtctttgacccagtt CCGAATCAGCGACAATAACTTTGTAGGACAGATACCCAGTTTCATTCGGAATTGGGTAAATATTAGTCTAAT AGTGATTCAAGGAAGTGGGTTGAGTGGGCCTATTCCTTCTGAAATCGGACTTTTGAATGAATTAATCGACAT GAGAATAAGTGACCTGAATGGAGCTTCATCACCCTTTCCATCGCTTAATAATTTGACCAACATAAATTATCT AGTGTTGAGGAATTGCAATATTACTGGAGTGCTGCCTGATTATTTGGCGAAGATGACAACTTTGAGGATCCT AGACCTCAGCTTTAACAAAATAAGTGGGGAGATTCCACCCAATTTTCATGATCTTGCAGGGGTGCAAACAAT ATTTTTAACTGGAAACTTGCTAAATGGATCAGTGCCTGGATGGATGCTACATGATGGAGAGGTCAT TGATCTCTCTTATAATAAATTTGCACCACTCCCTGCGGATACAAATTGTCAAACACGAAATAT GAATTTCTTTGCAAGCTCTTCTCTTGACAATGATTC TAAGCTGGTATCTTGTTTGAGGAAAATCACATGTGGACAAG TTAAGTACCATATCTATATAAATTGTGGTGGTAAGGAAGAAATCATCAATGGTGTTACGtttgaaggagatgaagataCAGGCAAACCATCGCAGTTTCGTTTAAGCCAAACAAATTGGGCATTTAGCAATACTGGCTCTTTTTTGGATAATCATCACCGTACATATGACTATATTGCCGTCAATTCATCAACGTTGTCTATGAAAAATTCTAAACTGTATGAGACTGCTCGACTTACTCCACTGTCTCTGACATACTATGTGTACTGCCTAGCAAGTTCAAACTACACGATAAGCCTCCATTTTGcagaaataacatttactaatGATAAAAGTTTTACGAGCCTCGGAAGACGTGTATTTGATGTTTATGTCCAG GGAAGGCGGGTGCTGAAGGATTTTAATATTGTAGATGCTGCAGGTGGTGTTGGTAAAGCTTTCATACACAAAATTCCGATCTCTGTTACTAATGGCACTTTGGAGATACGATTTTATTGGGCAGGGAAGGGGACAACTGTAATCCCTTCAGGGGGAGTCTatggtcctttgatttctgCCATTTCAATAGTTTCGG ACTCTGATCCTTCAGTTGAGCCTCTAGTAGAAATTCGAAATAACTTATCTATCGGTGCAATTGTTGGAATTTCGGCTGCAATAGTCTTATTTATAATTTTGGCTCTTGGAACTTTATGGTCGAGAGGATGTCTTGGAAGGAAAAGTAGACATCCACAAG ATTTGGAAGGTCTAAATATTGGTCCATTTTCTTTAAAGCAAATAACAACCGCGACGAATAACTTTGACACTTCCAATAAGATAGGGGAAGGTGGTTTTGGACCTGTTTATAAGGTGATATCACTGATTTGCTATTTTGTTTTGTTCGTGAACGTTTCTTTTGCAGATATCTTAGACCATATGCAAcgtaaattttctttcaaaatgaagGGTATCCTCTTAGATGGCACCATGATTGCAGTGAAGAAACTTTCCTCAAACTCAAAGCAAGGAAAACGTGAATTTGTGAATGAGATAGGCGTGATATCTTCTTTACAACATCCATATCTAGTAAAGCTGTATGGATGTTGCACTGAAGGTGATCAACTTTTGCTAGTTTATGAATATATGGAAAATAATAGTCTTGCCCGGGCCCTATTTG GACCTCAAGAATGTCAATTAGAATTGAATTGGCCAACGAGACAAAAAATTTGCATTGGTTTAGCCAAAGGTTTGGCTTTTCTTCATGAGGAGTCAGGATTGAAGATTGTTCACAGAGACATCAAAGGTAGTAATGTATTGTTAGATGAAAATCTCAATCCAAAGATATCTGACTTTGGTTTGGCCAAGCTTGATGAAGAAGAGAATACCCACATGACCACTCGGATCGCTGGAACATT GCACTTGTAG